In Sodalis ligni, a single genomic region encodes these proteins:
- a CDS encoding metal ABC transporter ATP-binding protein: protein MTPLYRPELRMDGVTVTYNNGHTALSNASFHLCGGTLCALIGMNGSGKSTLFKSILGMVRPAAGTVTLDNLPVADALRKNLIAHVPQAEEVDWSFPVLVRDVVMMGRYGAMSFLRIPSARDKRWVEEALDRVGLWDLRHRQIGELSGGQRKRVFLARALAQQGRVMLLDEPFTGVDVQTEDILIGLLRSLRDQGHLILVASHDLAGIPEYCDRVVMINRTVMAAGPVDTTFTRQNLERVFGGALRLGTLPEHPPTALATTGAGADIGTGNADVDVDVDGMKIRP, encoded by the coding sequence ATGACCCCGCTCTATCGGCCCGAGCTGCGGATGGACGGAGTGACCGTAACCTATAACAACGGCCATACCGCCCTGAGCAACGCCAGTTTCCACCTCTGCGGCGGCACGCTTTGCGCCTTAATCGGCATGAACGGCAGCGGCAAATCCACCCTGTTTAAAAGCATATTGGGCATGGTGCGGCCCGCCGCGGGCACGGTCACATTGGACAACCTGCCGGTGGCCGACGCATTGCGAAAAAACCTTATCGCCCATGTCCCCCAGGCGGAAGAGGTGGACTGGAGTTTCCCGGTACTGGTGAGGGATGTGGTAATGATGGGCCGGTACGGCGCCATGTCTTTTTTGCGCATTCCCTCGGCCCGGGACAAACGGTGGGTGGAAGAGGCATTGGACCGCGTCGGGCTATGGGATTTGCGCCATCGCCAGATCGGCGAGCTTTCCGGCGGCCAGCGCAAGCGGGTGTTCCTGGCCCGGGCGCTGGCGCAGCAGGGCCGGGTGATGCTGCTGGATGAGCCTTTCACCGGGGTCGATGTGCAAACGGAAGATATCCTCATCGGGCTGCTTCGGTCGCTGCGGGATCAGGGCCATCTGATCCTGGTCGCCTCCCATGATTTGGCCGGCATACCGGAGTACTGCGATCGGGTAGTGATGATCAATCGCACCGTTATGGCGGCCGGCCCGGTGGACACCACCTTTACCCGCCAGAATCTGGAGCGGGTTTTCGGCGGCGCATTGCGGCTCGGCACGCTGCCGGAGCACCCACCGACAGCCCTTGCCACAACCGGCGCCGGCGCTGATATTGGCACCGGCAATGCCGATGTCGATGTCGATGTCGATGGTATGAAGATTCGGCCATGA